TCGGAGATGGACGCGGGCCGCGGCCCCGACAACGGTCGCCGGGCGGGGTACGGGCCGCGCGGCCCCCGGGGAGGCTCGCCGTCGGGCATGCCCTCCAAGCACCAGCACGCCGACATCCCCCTGCGTCTGCTCGTACCCACCCAGTACGTGGGCGCCATCATCGGCAAGGAGGGAGCCACCATCCGCAACATCACCAAGCAGACCCAGAGCAAGTCAGTAGAGACAcctgagctgtctgtctgtacctgagctgtctgtctgtctgtacctgagctgtctgtctgtctgtacctgagctgtctgtctgtctaaaccTGAGCCTTTTACATGTgaaactctctctctgatctgcAGATTGTTTAATGCATACAAACCCATAAACCCAACAGTCCCATTGTTCCTCGAGACAGAACGTCTTTGTCACCACAGTCTACAGGACTAGTCAGAAGTCTTTAGCGAGGTGTCGCTTGGAGGCGTTGGTGGGAGGTGTTGAGGATGAGCGTCTGGTCTGATGTGCTTTGTATCCTCCGGGCTCTCAGGATCGACGTCCACCGTAAGGAGAATGCGGGGGCGGCTGAGAAGCCCATCAGCATCCACTCCACCCCGGACGGCTGCTCCTCCGCCTGCAAGATGATCCTGGACATCATGCACCAGGAGGCCAAGGACACCAAGACGTGaggcccgcacacacacacaccactacacgctctctctctctctctctctctctctctctctctctctctctctctctctctctctctctctctctctctctctgtcctgcctctctctctctctctgtcctacctctctctctctctctctcttacacacacgtCTTCACACACCATCAAGGTCAATGATGAGAGATCATGCACCACGCTGATGTCGTGATGGATTCTGATCCTGGCTGAGACTGAATCGTCAGTGTAGACACCGTGGTGGCCACTTTGCCACTTcgatacccacacacacacacacacacacacacacacacacacacacacacacacacacacacagtcagcataAGGGAGTGAGGTTCCTccaaggtggtggtgttgtgtgtcatgttgtgtgtgtcatggtgtgtgttgttgtgtccaGCGCTGACGAGGTTCCTCTGAAGATCCTCGCTCACAACAACTTTGTCGGCCGTCTGATCGGCAAGGAGGGACGCAACCTGAAGAAGGTGGAACAAGACACCGACACCAAGATCACCATCTCCCCgtaagactctctctctccctgtcctacctcctctctctctttgtcctaccttctccttctctctctctctctctgtcctatctcctctctctctgtctctgtcctatctcctctctctctctctctctctctccctctctctgtctctctctgtcctatctcctctctctctgtctctgtcctatctcctctctcctcctatcctgGCTGAGACTGAATCGTCAGTGTAGACACTGTGGTGGCCACTTAGCCACTTCGATACGAGCAGGATATCTCGTCTGCACGTGCAGGTGGAACAGCTGCCTGAcgtgtctcccccccccatctcccctctcctcctcctcctcgtctcgtCCCCCAGGCTGCAGGACCTGACCCTGTATAACCCAGAGAGGACCATCACAGTGAAGGGCCCCATCGAGGCCTGCTGCCTGGCTGAGCAGGAGATCATGAAGAAGGTCCGCGAGGCCTACGACAACGACATCGCTGCCATGAATGTGAGTCCACCCCggtccacacacacgccaagtaCACGCctagtacacactcacacactgcataCATGCCtggtacaaacacagacacacacagacactgccgTGTTGTTTACCTGTATCTTCTTTCCAGCAACAGACTCACCTGATCCCAGGCCTGAATCTGGGAGCTCTCGGTTTGttcccgccctcctcctccatggccCCGCCCCCACCTGGAAACTCCGCCTCCGGCGCCCCCTACGGATCCTTCGGGGTAAGAGCTCCTCCCAGGGCTCCTCCCTCTCGGCGCAGGTGGAAACCTGGTGCAGTTACGCTGTGGTCATGTTCACCAGGtggggggttagggtttagcACAGTGTGTttagcatgcgtgtgtgcgccGTGTCGCAGGCTCCGGAGCAGGAGACGGTGCACGTGTACATCCCTGCCCAGGCAGTCGGAGCCATCATCGGGAAGAAGGGACAGCACATCAAGCAGCTGAGCCGCTTCGCTGGAGCCTCCATCAAGGTGGGGAGTCTCCTGTGTTCTGGGCCCTGTTCTCCAAACACGAATCGCAGTTTCACTTCTGGGATCCCTCCTGTACCTTGACATGTGCtgttgtcttctctctctctctctctctctctctcctctctctctctctctctctctctctctctctctctctctctctctctcctctctctctctctctctctctctctctctctctctctctctctctgtctctctctctctctctctctctgtctctctctctctccagatcgCCCCTGCAGAGGCTCCAGACTCTAAGATGCGCATGGTCATCGTGACAGGTCCGCCCGAGGCCCAGTTCAAAGTACGTGTCGTTCGGATGGCCGAGgtgtcactctcctcctctctctcctctccaataatctctgctcttctcttcGGTCCTCTAATCtcgtcctcttctctcctctaatCTCTGCTCTTCTCTAATCTCTCCTCtaatcttttctctcctctaatctctcctcttctctctgctcttctcacctctaatctctcctcttctctctgctcttctctcctctaatctctcctcttctctctgctcttctctcctctaatctctcctcttctctctgctcttctctcctctaaTCTGTCCTCTtatctctgctcttctctctccctcctctgccgcCCCCTGCAGGCCCAGGGCAGGATCTACGGGAAGCTGAAGGAGGAGAACTTCTTTGGTCCTAAGGAGGAGGTGAAGCTGGAGACCCACATCAAGGTGGCTGCCGCCGCCGCCGGCCGCGTCATTGGGAAGGGAGGCAAGACGGTGAGTGACGCGTCCGCCCCTGAAGCAGAACGCCGTCCGCCCGACACACGTGCCCGATCAGGGGCGGTCCTAGGGGGTTCAAGTCCCAAGTTATTGAAGTTATTTAATAAAGTTGCATTTGGTAAgcatcagacagacagctggatGGCCTCATGcaatgcctcctctctcctcctcacctctcctcctcctccttttcccacctcctccttttcccaccacctcctcctctccccaccacctcctcctctcctccacctcctcctctccccaccacctcctcctctcctccacctcctcctcctccccacctccacctcctcctctcctccacctcctcctcctccccacctccacctcctcctctccccacctcctcctctccccacctcctcctctcctccacctcctcctcctccccacctccacctcctcctctccccacctcctcctcctccccacctccacctcctcctctccccacctcctcctcctctcctcctctccccacctcctcctcctctcctccacctcctcctctccccaccacctcctcctctcctccacctcctcctcctccccacttccacctcctcctctccccacctcctcctctccccacctcctcctctcctccacctcctcctcctccccacctccacctcttcctctccccacctcctcctcctccccacctccacctcctcctctccccacctcctcctctccccacctcctcctccctccacctccacctccacctcctctcctccacctcctcctcctcctcctacccccacctccccacctcctcctctccccacctcctcctctccccacctcctcctctccccacctcctcctccctccacctccacctcctctcctccacctcctcctcctctccctcctcctcctcctacccccacctccccacctcctcctctccctcctcctacccccacctcctcctcctccccgcagGTGAACGAGCTGCAGAACCTCACAGCAGCTGAGGTGGTGGTGCCCAGAGAGCAGACCCCGGATGAGAACGACCAGGTCATCGTCAAAATCATCGGACACTTCTACGCCAGCCAGGTCAGGAGAGAATCCACTTCAgctttcccacaatgcactgccaCAATTCAAATGTGGTCCTGactatacattttttatgttaATTGTTTTTTTCAACACGCATGTCTTTTTCTTGCAAGGTAGGTTTGCCAATGTTACTGTAGATGTTGCATATCTATATTATGGAGGCCATGGCAGTCaaaactgaaaatgtgcatCATGTGACCTCTGACCAATGGTGTCGTCCCGCCCCTCACAGCTGGCCCAGAGGAAGATCAGGGACATTCTGACTCAGGTCAAGCAGCAGCAGAAAGGGGGCATGGGGGGCCAGGGTTCCCACTCCCAGGCCCCCTCAGAGATGGGCCCAGCACAGGGGCTGTCGCAGGAGTCCCAGCCgcggaggaagtgagggggcggggcctcacCTGACGGACGGACAGAAAAACAAACGAGGGACGGACGGAACGACACACGGACCCagcgacagagagggaggggcgagAGACACcgagtcagagagggagggggcgagagacaccgagtcagagagggagggacgagaGCGACACcgagtcagagagggaggggaatgcCCGCGAGGGAAGgaaaaagtttgagaaaaaaataatacaaataaaaggtGAAATGAATTGAAAAGAGATTGAggcaaaacataaaaataaataaagaagagAAGCAAACAAACGGAGGAAACAGATAGCTTGAGAACAGAGACCAGATGCCAGGCCGGAGTGAGTGAGTGGCtgtggatgggaggggggggagacaggcagcCCCCTCGTGTGTGTGACTCAGGGGGAGACTGTGTGTTAATGAGCAGAGCGGGTGGTTCCAGCCGTTTCTCGTGTGAGCTCAACGACCTCCCTGCAGCGAGCAGGACGGTGAGGGTGGGACGGAGGGAGGCGGCTGGTCCGTcggctctctctgtgtcctgtctgcagGGTTCCATGTCGTAGCTACACACACCAGGGGGGCCTCGCCTCGCCTCGCGCCCGTGCCgaaccctccaccacctctagCCAGTCCTATATTTtaaaggtgttttttttttttaagatagaGATATATGTATAGAAATGTTTATTCAGAGCTATTATAAATAGAATGCAGTGTAGGGGagttgggagagagggggggggaagccagcgtgagggagggagggagggtggggggtcagGGGACCAAGCGATGACCCCAGCCCGACGACGGTGAGTTTAGCAAAGGAGCCGCAGTTGTTAACACAGCTCTTCAACTCCTCCTGTGAAGAGCCACAGAGGAGCcccaaaaaatataataatagtAAGACGACAAATATGAGGTTGTAAATATAATCTTCATGTCAAGTTGAGGAATGCTGCGTCGCGACCCCCGCCTGTccgcggcggggggggggagggggctctcctcctgtctcaggTCCGCCGGGGGCGGAGCCTGTGTACGAGGCCCCGCCCCCGACGGCTCCGCCCCCTGACCACGAGGCGGCACGCCGGCGCAGCGAGAGTTCAGTAAGGCAGCCGAGGCCGTGGCTAGCCCTGCAGTTGTATTGCAGAGGCTTAGCTCAGACAGGTGGAACAAGAACAGCCACCAACAGAAACAGCCTGCCATGCTTGCTGGCTAGCGGCCCACGCCTACACggcatattttatatatattatatatatatgaatgtgaGTTAACCCGGCTCCTTGGGGAAAATAATTGAAGGTGAGAAggatgtgtgtggatggtgACACCGGGGTGAGATGTAGCAGTCCTGCAGTAACGGACAGACAAGGTGTGTCTGGAGGTCTTCTCGTTCTCCCCTCTGCGATGCTCGGACCTGGTGCACCAGCTGGTGCCGTGGGTCCAGCAGGGGAAGGTGTTCCGTCCTTCTCACCTTTTAGGAAAGAGGGTCAAATCAGACGAAGGGGCGTGGCTTCCCcgttttctctcccagtccgcTGAGGGCATGCAGGTGAGGTCTCCAGACTCCGCCCACAGACGATGGGTGTGGCTGAAGCCTGGAAGTTCTCACCGATATTAGAAAAGATTAGAGAAGAAgaaattaaaaaagaaaaacctaCCTCAGGGTATTGTTACCTCAGTGTTCCGaacttttgtcttttttttttttttttttttttttttttttttgcttgctGATGTTTTATATGAAAAAGCTGATAGTCCTGAatatcttttatttttttaaggaaaaaggtatttttttttaggttttgtcttgttgctttgattgtttttttgttgttgttgctgttgagaTGTTTGCTTGAGTTCAGTGGCCCAGAGGTGAAGTCAGAGATTTCAAAATtagcagaggggagaagagtGGTTAAGTCTTGATGTCTAGATCACCTCTGAGTCTTATTGAAGTTTGATTGGAGCGTCCGGTCTTCTTATCAAAGCATTGGCCAATAGGGAGTGGTGTTGTTCGTTACCAGGGTTTCTGGACACAAGTAGGTCCATTCCATAAATTTGGTCTGGCTTTAAATCACTCCACAGGGGAGAAGTAAGATTTTGACGTTGTCAAAAGAATATGATTATATGTTTGTCATACAAGCTTTAATTTATAATACCGCTAAACTAGAATATTGAAAGTCCAGTTGTAGGGAGTTAGAACAATTGTATCCTCCTACACTGGATTAAGTCAGGTTTTTTATTTCTTTGAATAACTCCCCAGGATGTGGCAGTGCCCGCTGTGTGTCAAAGGGCCCTCTTCTCTGTATCATAATGACATCATCATCGTGCGCCGATTGTTTACCTGCATGTGAGCGTGTGGAAGTTAACTGTGGTGACTATGCCAGAGAAATGTATATTTAAGACTGAAGGGCATTCTACCTGAGCCCTGGCTCTGATATCAAACACTGAATGTGAATATTTATTACCTCTGTGCATTGACCAGTTAGCCTCAACCCTCCCTATGGCCTATGCCGGTTTGTGAGTCTGTATGTgtaataggtgtgtgtgtgtgtgtgtgtgtgtgtgtgtgtgtgtgcgcacgagagagagagagaatgatagaGAGCGCGTTTGGGGTGTGTAAGTGTTTTTTGTTCATTGGTTTAAGTGTTTGATTTTGTGGGGGGAGTGGTGGGGTGTAGAAAAAGCAGAAAAAAGTGCGAAGAGAACCTATGGCCTTGGTCTGGATTTCAACTGACCGAGGAGATTCAAGAACCTCCAAAAAATGGGAGCAAAAAAGCAAGAGAGTTTAAAATAATCCACTAGGAT
Above is a window of Hypomesus transpacificus isolate Combined female chromosome 17, fHypTra1, whole genome shotgun sequence DNA encoding:
- the igf2bp1 gene encoding insulin-like growth factor 2 mRNA-binding protein 1 isoform X1 → MNKLYIGNLNENVTAEDLVKTFDDNKIPYSGQFLMKTGYAFVDCPDDQWAMKAIETFSGKVELHGKRIEVEHSVPKKLRTRKLQIRNIPPHLQWEVLDGLLAQYGIVENCEQVNTDSETAVVNVTYGTREHARQAIQKLNGYQFENNALRVSYIPDENSEMDAGRGPDNGRRAGYGPRGPRGGSPSGMPSKHQHADIPLRLLVPTQYVGAIIGKEGATIRNITKQTQSKIDVHRKENAGAAEKPISIHSTPDGCSSACKMILDIMHQEAKDTKTADEVPLKILAHNNFVGRLIGKEGRNLKKVEQDTDTKITISPLQDLTLYNPERTITVKGPIEACCLAEQEIMKKVREAYDNDIAAMNQQTHLIPGLNLGALGLFPPSSSMAPPPPGNSASGAPYGSFGAPEQETVHVYIPAQAVGAIIGKKGQHIKQLSRFAGASIKIAPAEAPDSKMRMVIVTGPPEAQFKAQGRIYGKLKEENFFGPKEEVKLETHIKVAAAAAGRVIGKGGKTVNELQNLTAAEVVVPREQTPDENDQVIVKIIGHFYASQLAQRKIRDILTQVKQQQKGGMGGQGSHSQAPSEMGPAQGLSQESQPRRK
- the igf2bp1 gene encoding insulin-like growth factor 2 mRNA-binding protein 1 isoform X2 → MNKLYIGNLNENVTAEDLVKTFDDNKIPYSGQFLMKTGYAFVDCPDDQWAMKAIETFSGKVELHGKRIEVEHSVPKKLRTRKLQIRNIPPHLQWEVLDGLLAQYGIVENCEQVNTDSETAVVNVTYGTREHARQAIQKLNGYQFENNALRVSYIPDENSEMDAGRGPDNGRRAGYGPRGPRGGSPSGMPSKHQHADIPLRLLVPTQYVGAIIGKEGATIRNITKQTQSKIDVHRKENAGAAEKPISIHSTPDGCSSACKMILDIMHQEAKDTKTADEVPLKILAHNNFVGRLIGKEGRNLKKVEQDTDTKITISPLQDLTLYNPERTITVKGPIEACCLAEQEIMKKVREAYDNDIAAMNTHLIPGLNLGALGLFPPSSSMAPPPPGNSASGAPYGSFGAPEQETVHVYIPAQAVGAIIGKKGQHIKQLSRFAGASIKIAPAEAPDSKMRMVIVTGPPEAQFKAQGRIYGKLKEENFFGPKEEVKLETHIKVAAAAAGRVIGKGGKTVNELQNLTAAEVVVPREQTPDENDQVIVKIIGHFYASQLAQRKIRDILTQVKQQQKGGMGGQGSHSQAPSEMGPAQGLSQESQPRRK